The following is a genomic window from Ethanoligenens harbinense YUAN-3.
CTTAAAAATCTGGAAACTGTATCAGGTCGATATGTCTTCGCTGGCGCAGTCGGTGATTACCTTGCAACAGACCGTGGCGGCTTTGCAGCAGGTCGTATCCACGGATGGAACGGCCACGCTCTCCCAGCTGACGCTAAAGTCAGATGGGGTGCATGATCCGCTGACAGTGGAGGGAGTAGATGGCGTATCCGTAGGAAGCATTGACAAGGATGGGTACACCTATATAGGTAAGGCGTCAACCATCATGGCAGAAGATGATGATCATATGATATTATCTAATGTCGGATATCTCGGGGGGGCTCAAGCCCAAGGTGGCGTAAATTTAGATAATGTTTCCGGACTGTTTGGAATGGTTGATGAAAATGGAAACGGAATAAATGTCACCGGGATTACAATGCTTGAATTTAACGGGGCGGCAAACATGAATCTTCCTTCTACGGGGCTGAATGTAAACGGAGGCCCTCTGACTTCTAATGAAAAATTCACGTCAAATGGCGGTGCCCAAATTAACGGAAATACAACCATCAACGGAGACACTTCCGTGTATGGAGAAGTGGCGTCAGTCGCGCCATCATCCCTAGCAACAATGAGCGGCCCCACCTCCTCCCGCCCAACGCAAATCATGGATAACGTGCCTGTCATACCAGGCTATCAGTATTTTGATACCACCCTTGGCAAGCCCATTTGGGTAAAATCCAACGTCAACGGCACTGTAACCTGGGTGGATAGCACGGGGGCGGTGGTCTGATGCTGCATGACGTCATCTTCGGAGCCCCCAAAAACCTGCTCAGGCTGCTTTCCAGCGCGCAGTCCGCAAACGGCGTCACCGCACAGGTGGATGCAAACGGGCTGGTCACGCTTTCCGGAACCGCCACGGCGGACACCACCTTCACCCTGCCCGCAAACGCCGTCACACTCGGCACGGGTGCCTACACCGCTTCGCTTACCGTCAAAAACGGCTATGCGACCGGAACGGTGACGGCGGCCATAACGCAGACGGCGCAAGCTACACAGGTCATAACCAATGGTAATTTCGCCACGTCAAGCAATAATCTGGCGACGGGATTTGCAGTAGGACATGGGGTAGCAGTATCTTGCACAAATAACACGCAGACATTTAGAGCGACTGCACAGAGTGGCCAGCTTGATATGTACAATTATCCATATTTATCAGGTCATAAATATTTCATACGCTGTTATGTGCAGGCTACATCTACGGGCGTAGTCCTATACGCCCAAAATGGTACTGCCGTTACTCATCCAGGTGACGGAAAGTATGAGCCATTGTCATGCATAGTAACAGCAACGGTTTCAAATTTTTATGCGGCTATTGTCGACAGAAGAACATCCGGATGGGACAACATCTCCGTCCAATCCTTCATGGCTATTGACATGGGAACCGATGCATCCAACCCGCTTTACAATCTCACCTCCGCCCAGATGGCGGCATTGTTTCCATCGTATTTCGATGGCGCCAAAACCGTTACACTACCCAATCCATTCGCGACCGTATCCGTCGGTAGCCCCGCCACGTTCACCGCACAATCCGGGCAGTCCATTCCGTCCGTGCAGATTTCTATTCCGGCCGGCGCAGCCTGCTCGCAATATGCGGTGGGTCTGCAGGTCGAATCCGGAAGCACGGCGACCGGATGGGTGTCCCCCGGTACACAGGGCGTCATTTTCTACCCCGCCGAGGGTGAAACCGGCACCATCACCAACACCGGAAATGTGGACGCCTATCCGGTCATCACCATCACCGGCGCGTGCGCCAACCCATCCGTGACCAATGACACGACCGGGGAGAGCATCTCCGTCAACCTCGCCCTTGGCAGCACGGACACGCTCGTCATCGACTGCCGCCCCGCCACGCGCGGCTGTTACCTCAACGGCACGCTGGCGTTCGGCATCAAGCAGGAACTTGGGTGGATACACTGCCCGCCGGGTGACAATGTGCTGACGTTCGCCCGCAACGGCTACGACACCAAGCGCCACTGCACCGTCAGCCTGCAAGGGAGGTATCTGTAATGTACGTCAAGCTCTTTGACCGCAGCCACATACAGCTCGACGAGCTGTACCAGTTCAGCCCGCCGAAATACGGCTGGACGCTCAACGACATCGACACCCTCACGCTGGACATCGCGCTGGCCGATCCCAAATGCACACCCGCCAACACGCGGCTTGGCAACCATATCGAGTATGCGGCGGACGATGGCACAACGATTTGGGGCGGATACATTGCCGGGCACAGTTTCAACGACGCAAAGCTCACTCTCAACTGCGTGGACTACAACGCCCTGCTGAAATACCGCCGCCTGCGCGCCAAGCAGTACGGCACGATGGATTACGGCAGCCTTGTACGGCAGATGATTGCGGACTGTCAGGCGGCGCGGTCGGATGATCCCATCGGGCTGACCGGGTACGACATCGCGCCGGGCGCGATCCAGACGACGCGCGAGGTCAAGGCGACGGACATGCTGCTGGCCAAGATCAAAGACTTTTGCGCCGATGCCAACTACGACTACTGGGTGGATGCCGCCCGCGTGTTCCATTTCGCCCTACGGCGCGGCGCGGACAAGCCCCAGTATGTGCTCGAATACGGC
Proteins encoded in this region:
- a CDS encoding phage distal tail protein, which gives rise to MLHDVIFGAPKNLLRLLSSAQSANGVTAQVDANGLVTLSGTATADTTFTLPANAVTLGTGAYTASLTVKNGYATGTVTAAITQTAQATQVITNGNFATSSNNLATGFAVGHGVAVSCTNNTQTFRATAQSGQLDMYNYPYLSGHKYFIRCYVQATSTGVVLYAQNGTAVTHPGDGKYEPLSCIVTATVSNFYAAIVDRRTSGWDNISVQSFMAIDMGTDASNPLYNLTSAQMAALFPSYFDGAKTVTLPNPFATVSVGSPATFTAQSGQSIPSVQISIPAGAACSQYAVGLQVESGSTATGWVSPGTQGVIFYPAEGETGTITNTGNVDAYPVITITGACANPSVTNDTTGESISVNLALGSTDTLVIDCRPATRGCYLNGTLAFGIKQELGWIHCPPGDNVLTFARNGYDTKRHCTVSLQGRYL